The sequence below is a genomic window from Cloacibacillus sp..
CTCGGTGAATATGTCGTCCGCCATTATTGATATTCCGCGGTCCTCGCGCGGCTTGCCCTTTATAAAATAGAGGCGTCCCGGCTCAAGTATCGGCTTGAACTGCGTCCAGCGCGAGCCGAAGATCAAGACGTCCACAGTGCCGCAGTTGTCCTCAAAGACCGCCGTACCGTACGGGTTGCCGGAGCTTTTGCTGAATTTCTCCGCGACTGCGGTAAGCAGCCCAGCCGTGACCGCCGGCTGCCCAGACTGCCATCTGCCAAGCTGACAGATGGGGCAGGTGACGTACGGCGTCGCCTTTTCCTCATACTGGTCGTATGGATGGCCGGATATATAAAGCCCCATGCTCTCTTTTTCAAGGTCCAGCTTCTGGCGTTCGTTGAAGTCGTCCATCTCCGCCATCTCCGGCACAAGCATAGCGTCGTCCTCGTCCCCGAAGAGCGAGGCCTGGTTGGTATCCTGCGACTGACGCTGCGCCTGCTCGACAAAAAGCGGCACTGAGTTGAGCAACTTCGCGCGGTTTTGTTCGAGGCTGTCGAATGCGCCGGACTTGATCAGATTTTCGATGACGCCCTTATTGACCTGCCGCGTATCTATCTTCGTCAGGAAGTCCCAGAACGACGTAAAGCGTCCTGCCTTCGCACGGCTTTCGATGATGTTCGCTACGGCGGCGTCTCCAACCTTCGCTATGGCGGATAGCCCCAGCCTTATGACCTCGCCTACGACTGTGAAGTCCTCTTTTGATTCGTTTATGTCCGGCGGCAGAACGGGGTAGCCCGAGTCGCGCACGCTTCTTATGTACTGCCCGAGCACCTCCATCTTGGAACCGATGAGGCTCGTGAGGTAGGAGGCGAGAAATTCCGGCCCATAATTTGCTTTAAGCCACGCCGTCCAGTAGGCGATGAGGCCGTAGGCCGCGCTGTGGGATTTGTTGAAGCCGTAGCCCGCGAACTTTTCGATGATGTCAAATATTTCTCCCGCGTTCTTTGCGTCAACGCCGTTTTTGACGGCGCCGTCGACAAATTTCACGCGTTCCTTTTCCATGACCTCTTTTTTCTTTTTTCCCATCGCGCGCCGCAAAAGGTCGGCTTCGCCAAGCGAGTAGCCTGCCAGCGCCTGTGCACTCTGCATGACCTGTTCCTGATAGAGGATGACGCCGTAGGTGTCCTTCATGTAAGGCTCAAGCTTCGGATGCAGATAATGCACCTGATCCTGTCCGTGTTTGCATTTGACGTATGTGTCGACCATCCCGCTTTCAAGCGGGCCGGGGCGGTAGAGCGCCATGAGGGCGATTACGTCGCCGAAGCAGTCGGGCTTGAGCCGCCGCACCAGCGCCGTGATGCCGGCGGATTCAAGCTGGAAGACGCCTAGCGTCTCTCCTCGCTGGAGCATTTCAAAGGTCTTCGCGTCGTCCATCGGCACGTCGTTCAGGTCAATGCGCCCCTTGCCATTGCCCTCTATATTTTTCACCGCGCCGTCAAGCACGGAGAGGGTACGGAGGCCCAAAAAGTCCATCTTGACCAGCCCCAGCTTTTCCACAGGCTCCATAGGATACTGCGTGGCCACCTGATTTTCGCCGAACTTGCGCACCGGAACCATGTCGCTTGTCGGCTTCGGCGTTATGACGACACCGGCCGCGTGCTGCGAGCAGTGCCGCGCCAGCCCCTCTATCTGCATCGCCGTGTCTATCAGTTTTTTTATCTCCGGCTTTGACTCGTATGCCGTCTTCATGTCCGGCACATGTTCAAGCGCGCCTTTAATGTCTTTTATATCGGGCGTAGGCATAGCCGGTATGAGCTTCGCAATGGCGTTGACCTCGGCTATCGGGATGTCGAGCGCGCGCCCGACGTCCTTTATAGCGCCTCGGCTCTTCATGCGTCCGAAAGTTATTATCTGCGATACGTGGTCGACGCCGTATTTTTCAACGATGTAGGCGATAAGCTCTTCACGCCCCTTGTCGGAGACGTCGGTGTCGATATCTGGCATACTTATGCGTTCTGGGTTCAGGAAGCGTTCAAAGAGCAGGTCGTATTTTATGGGGTCGAGGTCCGTTATGCCAAGCGAATAGGCTACAAGCGACCCGGCAGCGGAGCCTCGGCCAGGGCCTATCGGGATGTTCCGCGACTTGGCCGCGACGATGATATCGGAGACGATGCAGAAGTATCCGGGAAAGTCCATCTGCTCTATGACGCCAAGCTCGTATTCGAGCCGTTCAAGATAGTCCAGCGGCGGCTCTTCAGTTTTGAGCCGGCGGCGCAGCCCTTCGGCCGCTATCCTGCGCAGATGCGTCGACAGCGTCTCGCCGGGGGGCAGCGGAAATTCCGGCAGATAGTAGTGGCCCATCTTTAGCTTGACGTCGCAGCGGTCCGCTATCTTCTGCGTGTTTATCAGCGAATCGGGCAGCTCCGCGCCGAAGATGCTCCACATCTCCTCCGGCGAGCGGAAGTAATAATCGTCCCCCTGAAAGCGGTAGCGCTTTTCGTCTGTCACCTTGCTCCCCGTGCCTACGCAGAGCAGTATGTCGTGCCACGAGGCGTCCGAACGCTTCATGTAATGCGAGTCGTTTGTCGCGATGAGCGGGATGCCGAGTTTTTTTGACATCTCAACGAGCGTCTTGTTGACTATCGCCTGCTCAGGGATGCCGTTTGGCTGCACTTCAAGAAAAAAGTTTCCTTCGCCCATGATGTCCTTATAAAGCGACGCGCGGGCCAGAGCGGCCTCGATGTCGTTTTTTATGATGAACTGCGGTATCTCCCCGCCAAGACAGGCTGATGAGGCGATAAGCCCTTTGCTGTGTTTTGCGAGCAGATCGTGGTCGATCCTCGGTTTGTAGTAAAAGCCGTCGGTGTTCGCTATTGAGACGAGCTTTGTGAGGTTGTAATAGCCCTCTTCGTTTTCGGCCAGCAGTATGAGGTGGTTCTGGCTTTTCCCCTCGCGGCAGGTATGCCCGTTCGGGTCCACATAGACCTCGCAGCCTAAAATTGGCTTCACGCCGGCTTCGTTGCATTTATTGTAGAACTCCACGCAGCCGAACATGACGCCGTGATCCGTAAGAGCGACTGCGTTCATGCCCATGTCGCGCGTTGCAGCAGCTAGCGCAGAACAGCGATTGGCGCCGTCCAGCAGGCTGTATTCACTGTGAACGTGCAGGTGTGCGAATGGTTTACCGTTTTCCATATTTATTCATTCCCTTTATATTCATGCCGATTTTTTGCTTAGATCTGCTCGGCGTCCGGCTCGTCGTCCGCGGCGTCGCTTTCTACGTAGAGTAGCTCGGCTCCGGCAAGCCGCAGCACGTGCGCGGCAAGCGAATGAGCCTCGTCTTCCGGCGTCTCTTCCTCCGTCTGCTTCGCGGCGCGGCCAGCTTCTTTTACGGGCGCTGCGGCCTCTTCAAAAATGTTGCCCGAGGCGGACGACTGAGCCTGTTTATTTTCTTCGCCGCCCTCGGCCTCTATGCCCCACAATTTCGCGGCGGCCGCTACCAGCGCTTTTCTGATTTTGGGAATGGCGAGGAAGTTGCGCGCGGGCGCGGGGCGTTCAAAGCGCACCTCAAGACTGCCGTCGCTGCGGCAAAGCTCCGCGTCAAGCAGCGCGGCCGCGATTGCAAGGCGGTCCGTGTCAAGCTTGCCGATGAGTCGCGAAAATTCGTTGTCGCCAAGCCGCGCGCAAAGCTCGGAGGCGTCGTAGGCCTGCGCCTGCGCTAAAACCGGCCGCTCCTGTGCCGCATACGCCTCACCCAAATCAGCCGGGGCAAACGGTATATACGGCTCGTCCTCTTCCGGCTGCGCCACTTCGGGAGGGAGGCTGGGCGCCTCTTGCTGCACCGGCGCGCGGTGCGCCGCGACTTGCCTCTCTTGCTGCGTATAAAGCGGCGCGGCAGTCGGTGCGGCGCGCGCGGGAACGGGCGCCGCGGGAGGCTGTACGAGGCGCGGAACGTCGCCTGACAAGATGTCCAGCAGCCCCATGTAGACGAGCCCGCTGAATACGTCGCCCTTCATTCCGTAGTGCGCGCGCGGCATGAGCCTGTTGCAGAGGGCGCAGGCGGCGCGGAGTTTTTCTTTGTCCCAGAACGCGCTTTCGGCGGCAAGATATGCCTTTTCCGCCTCAGACGTCTCAAGCGCGTCAAGCGCCTTTTCTTTCCACATCGAATAAAGCCAAAGATCGCGGAAGAGGACGAAAAGCGCCTCGCAAAGACGTTCCGGCGAGACGCCGTGCGCCATGACGCCGGCAAGCGACGCCGCCGCCTCGTTTGGCGCGGTGCGCAGCTGCGCGACCCATTTTTCCAGCTCGCTCCTGCTGCTTCCTCCTGTGAGGTCGCGCACGCACTCAACGCTCAAGCTTCCGCGCCCAAGCGCTACGGCCTGTTCCGTGAGCGACAGCGCGTCGCGCAGCGCGCCGTCCGACTGGCGCGCTATCTCCCAGACAGCTTCGTCGTCCGCCGCGATATTTTCCTGCAAGCAGACGTATTTCAGGCGCGCCACCGTATCCGCGATAGTTATTCTGTGAAACGGGATGTGCTGACAGCGTGAACGTATGGTGACTGGGACCTTGTGCGGCTCCGTAGTGGCAAGAAGAAAGACGACGTTTGCGGGAGGCTCCTCCAGCGTCTTTAGGAGCGCGTTGAAGGCGGCGTCCGTAAGCATGTGGACTTCATCTATGATATATACCTTATAGGCGGCGGAAAGGGCCTTCAGGCTGACGTGGCTTTTAAGGTCGCGTATCTCGCCTATGCCCCTGTTTGAGGCGCCGTCTATCTCTATTACGTCAAGGTGTTCGCCGGCCGCTATGGCGCGGCAGTTCTCACATTCGCCGCACGGCTCGCAGTTATCATCTCTGCGCGAACAGTCAAGAGATTTCGCGACAAGCCGCGCCGCGGAGGTCTTGCCGCAGCCGCGCGGGCCGGAAAAAAGATAGGCGTGTCCGAGCGAACCTTCGCGCAGCGACTCAAGCAGCACGCCGACCGCCGCGCTCTGCCCCACCATATCTGAAAATGTCTGGGGCCTGTATCTGCGGTAAAGTGAAATATACAATAATACCCCTCCTCGTCTATACGCTACATTTTACAGGATTTAAGACTCTTTGGGGCTTATTGAAAATAGTCAGTCAATGGGCTGCCCCTGCGGGATTTGTTGAGCGCGTCGTTTATTCTGTCGCGTATCTCGGGCAGCGCTGGCATACCTTGTATCAGCTCGTCCTCCGCAAGCACTTTGTCGCGCCTGATATAGAGCGCCTTTTTGCCGTCAAGCTCCAAAATTTTTATGTCGTACGGCGCAAGCTCAAGCTCCAGCGCCTCGTCGAGCCTCTTTGCAAGAACTGTGAAAAGTTTTTGCGCCTCATCCGTCTTCGGCAGCACGATGAGCGACGAGCCGTCGACCTTAAGCCTCACGTCCGCAGAGGCTGCGTCGACCGTCACTTTAAGCGACTGCACCACATCTTTGCGTTTTATTTCGATGCCCTTATCGCGCAGGTATTTCAGCGCCGCGTCGACGCGCTCCTCCTCTTCGGGGTGCGTTTGAAAAATGCCCAGCTCATACTGAGCGCGTTTTAATTTTTCGACTCGCAGCCGCTCCATCGTAGTTAGCATTGCGGCCGGGTTGTAGCCCGCTTTGTAGAGTATGTCGATGCCGCGCTCGTCGGCCTCTTTTTCGAGCTCTATCGTATAGGAGTTCATCATAGCGGTCTGAAGGCCGTTCGCCATCATCGCAACGCCCGCGCCGGAGCTTCCTGCCTGCGTCGCGGCAATGAGTCCAGCTATCGAAAGCAGCATCAGTTTGTTGTTGCGCTTGGCCTGCACTATGCCGTGTGCACGGTCCGCGTGGACGAACTCGTGACAAAGTATCGCCGCTATCTCGTCCTCGCTCTTCAAAAATTCAAGCATCCCGGTCGTGATGTAGGTCTGCCCTCCGGGGAGCGCAAAGGCGTTAGGGTCTTTCATCTCGATGATGCGCACGTTGTAGTCAAGGCCGCGCTGCATATACGGGGTAAGCTTCTCGGTTATCATGGCGAGCTTCGCCTCGGCGGATGGGTCCAGCACGCGCGGTATCTGTTTTTCTATCTCCGCCGCTCCCTTGCGGCCTATTTTTTCTTCTTTTTTTATAGTCTTGTCGCTCGGCTCCGGCGACGCCGCGGCAAACGCCGCGCACGTCTGCGCGAGGAGCAAGACCGCAAGCGCGAATATCAGGTGTTTTTTCACAGCCATCTCTCCCTTCTACGGAAAGTCTAAATCTATTATACCCATAATTGTCACAGACGAAGAAGGGCTTTTGCCGAACAAATATGTAACATTTATAATTTTGCAAAAAGGCGGCGCAATCTGCGGCGCATAAAAAAGCCGCCCCCCTTTCGACAGGCTGGCTGTCGACGGAGGAGCGGCGGAAAGAACTATTTGTGTTTAGCTTACGCTATGAAATCTTTTATGTCCTGTATAGATTTCGGTTCGGCGAAGCGGACCATTGCACCTTTTTTCATCTGAACGATCGTCGGAAGCTGCGCGATGCCGAGCTTCTCAACCATCTTGCCGTTTCTGTAACCGTCGATGAAGGCTATTTTCGTGCCGTTTTCTTTCGCCAGCTTCTCGGCTTCGACCTGTAGCTTCACCTGGTCCTGGTCGATGCTTGAGGTGAAGAGCGCGACGACTTCGTCGGGATCGATGAGCACTGAGCGAAGGTGAAGCTGCTCGGTGATGTACGCGTAGGCAGCCATTGACGCTACAGCGCCGTCGCCCGCGGCCGTTACGACCTGACGGAGGTACTTCTCGCGCACGTCGCCCGCGGCGAAGATGCCTTCGACGGAGGTCTCCATTTTGTCGTTGGTGACGACCCAGCCGCCGCGCGACTGTTTGACGACTGAGTTTTCAGCGCCAAGGTAGGGCACGTTCGGCTCTGTGCCGACGAATACGAAGCAGCCGGCAACGGGGAGGTCTGAAATTTCGCCGGTTTTGACGTTTTTCAGTACGAGCTTCTCAACTACGCCTTCGCCCTCGATAGACTCTACCACGCTGTTCCAGATGGGGACGATCTTCGGGTTCGCGAAGGCCTGCTCGATGGCTGAGCGGTCGGCTCTCCACTCGTCGCGGCGGTGGATTATATAGACTTTGTCGGCAAAGCGCGTGAGGTAGCCGCCCTCTTCGACCGCGACGTTGCCGCCGCCTACGACCGCGACAGTCTCGCCTTCAAAGAAGGCCGCGTCGCATACCGCGCAGTAGCTTACGCCCGCGCCCGTGAGTTCAGCTTCGCCGGGGCATCCGAGCTTTCTGAAGCTGGCGCCTGTCGCGATGATGATGGCCTCGGCCTCGATCTCGCCTTTGTTCGTTACGATTATTTTGGAACCGTTGCGCACTTCAAGGCTCTTGACCGTGCAGTCGCGGAACTCGGTCTTAAAATGCTCCGCGTGCTTGCGGAACGATTCTCCAAGCTCTGAACCTGTCGAGTGGATGACGCCGGGCCAGTTTTCGATCTCGTCTGTGATGTTGATCTGTCCGCCGGGGATACCTTTTTCCAAAAGGAGCGTGTCAAGCCCCGCTCTGCGTCCGTAGATCGCCGATGTAAGACCCGCAGGGCCCGCGCCGATTATTACCAGTTCTCTCTTTTCCATTTAAAACATCCTTCCTTGATGAATAATTTATTGTTCGTTGTATGGGCAGTACTCTCTTAATATAGCTATTATATAAAATTTTATCTTTTGCGCCATATAATATGGCGAATAATTCCATTATAATCTGATATTTTATTCACAAGAACAAATTCGTCGGGCGCCAGCAGTTCAAGCGCTCTTATTTGGGCCTCCCCGGCCGTTTCGCATAATAACATACCGCCAGATTTTAAGAAAGGCGGAAATGCCTTAAAGAATTTTTTGAAAAGAAAAAGCCCTCCGGCTCCGCCGTCTAGCGCCATGTGCGGCTCGTAGTCCGCCACCTCGCGCATGAGGCCGGGTATCTCTTCCTCCGGTATGTACGGCGGGTTTGCAGTGATGAAGTCAAGCGACAGCGGCGCTATGGGCGCCTCCGACGGCTCGCCGTTTTTTATAAGATCAAGGCGCGCCTCCATCTTGTGCATTCGCCTGTTGATGGCGCACCAGCGAAGCGCCTGCGGGCTTTTATCGACGCAGAGGCCGGTGAGCTTCGGGTTTTCAAGCAGCAAAGAGATGGCGATGCAGCCGCTGCCCGCGCACCAGTCGGCAAAGCGCGCCGGCGTTCCCGAGGGAAACATGGCGGCCGCGGCCTCAACGAGAAGCTCCGTCTCAGGACGCGGGATGAGCACGCCTTTACCCACTTTGAACGGGTGGCCCATGAACTCCGCTTCGTGCAGCACGTAGGCAAGCGGCGCGCCTTTTGCCCTGCGCGCCGTTAATGAAACGATCCCCTTGACAGTCTCTTCGGGGATCGTTTCATTTTTATAAAGCAGCGCCGCCTGTTCGATGCCCAGTTTCGTCCTGATTATCAAATCGGCCGAATATTGGGGCCTCGCCGTCCCGCTTTCGCAAAGCAGAGCAAAGCAGGCGCGCCGTATCTCCTGTATCTTCAACGCCGCGTTCCTACAGCGAGAGGGCCTGGAGCCTCGCCGCCTGTTCCGCTTCGGAGAGCATACGGATCATTTCGTACATATCGCCGTCAAGTATCTGGTCCAGCTTGTAGAGCGTCAGGTTTATTCTGTGATCAGAGATTCTGTTCTGCGGATAGTTGTAGGTGCGTATGCGTTCCGCTCTGTCGCCCGTTCCGACCTGCCCTTTGCGCTCGGCCGCCATAGCCGCGTTTTGGCGCTGCAGCTCCGCGTCGTACAGTTTCGTACGAAGCATCGCCATCGCCTTTGCGCGGTTCTTTATCTGCGAACGTTCGTCCTGGCACGTCGTCACTATGCCAGACGGAATATGCGTGATGCGCACCGCGGAGTCGGTCATGTTGACGTGCTGTCCGCCCGCGCCGCTTGAACGGTAGGTGTCTATGCGAAGGTCTTCAGTGCGCACTTCCACGTCTACGTCCTGCGCCTCGGGAAGCACCGCGACGGTGGCGGTCGAGGTGTGGATGCGGCCGCTCGCTTCGGTCTCCGGCACGCGCTGGACGCGGTGGACGCCGCTTTCAAATTTAAGCATGCTGAAGGCGCCTACTCCGTCTACTTTAAATATTATTTCTTTGAAGCCGCCTATGCCGGTTTCGCTGCCGGAGAGTATCTCCGTCTTCCAGCGCTGGCGTTCGGCGAAGCGGGTGTACATCCTGTAGAGGTCCGCGGAGAAGAGCGCGGCTTCGTCGCCGCCCGCGCCGCCGCGAATTTCTATGATGACGCTTCTGTCCGCGTTGATGTCCTTCGGAAGCAGCAGCACGCGTATGTCCGTTTCAAGCTGCGGCACCTGCGCTTCAAGTTCCGCAAGCTCCTCTTCGGCCAGAGCCTTCATCTCAGGGTCGTCGCCCGACATCATCTCTTTCGCCTCGCCGATGCCTTTGAGGACGGCCTCATAGTGCGCAAAGGCGTCCACTATCGGGGTGAGGTCCACATGTTTTTTACCAAGCAGCTGCATCTCCTGCTGGTTGTTGGCAACTTCCGGGTCTGCCATCTTTTCTTCGAGCTCCCTGTAGCTGGCCTCGATCTCTTTTAATTTATCAATCAGTTCCATCTGTCGGTTCACCGCCTGTATTATCTTTATTAGGGTCAAGCGCCACGTCGAGCGCGGCGAGCGCTACCTCCAGCTGGTCGGCCGAGGGTTCGCGCGTAGTTATATATTGGAGCGAAAGAGCCGGCTTTATGCAGGCTTTGCCCCATGTTTCGGAATTGGAGGCGCCTCGTATAAATTCATAGGAGAGCCCGATGACGATCGGCAGCAGCACGACGCGGCTTCCAACACGCCACAAAACGGAGCCGCCTCCGACTATCGAGAATACCATGATGCTGACGACTATGACGACGAGCAGAAAGGAGGTGCCGCAGCGTCTGTGTATCCTTGAATATTTCGCGGTCTCTTCCGGGGTGAGCGGCGCGCCGTTTTCATAGGCGTTTATCGTCTTGTGCTCCGCGCCGTGATATTCAAAGACGCGCGCTATATCCTTCCACATCGAGATGGCCGCTATGTAGGCGATGAAGATCACGCCTCGCGTCACGCCCTCCACGATGTTTTTTCCAAAATGGGAAAGCGCGAAGTGCGAGGTTATGAACTCCGAGATGAACATCGGCAGCGCAAGGAATATTCCTACGACGCCGATGAGCGCGGCGCCAATGGAGAGCGCCATCTCCCACGGGGATATTTTTTCTTCTTCGCCAAGGCTTATGTCGGCAGACATGGAGAGCGCGCGCATCCCTATGCGCATCATCTCCACCATTGTGGCGAATCCGCGAATGACGGGCCATTTCCAAACGC
It includes:
- a CDS encoding DNA polymerase III subunit alpha, whose protein sequence is MENGKPFAHLHVHSEYSLLDGANRCSALAAATRDMGMNAVALTDHGVMFGCVEFYNKCNEAGVKPILGCEVYVDPNGHTCREGKSQNHLILLAENEEGYYNLTKLVSIANTDGFYYKPRIDHDLLAKHSKGLIASSACLGGEIPQFIIKNDIEAALARASLYKDIMGEGNFFLEVQPNGIPEQAIVNKTLVEMSKKLGIPLIATNDSHYMKRSDASWHDILLCVGTGSKVTDEKRYRFQGDDYYFRSPEEMWSIFGAELPDSLINTQKIADRCDVKLKMGHYYLPEFPLPPGETLSTHLRRIAAEGLRRRLKTEEPPLDYLERLEYELGVIEQMDFPGYFCIVSDIIVAAKSRNIPIGPGRGSAAGSLVAYSLGITDLDPIKYDLLFERFLNPERISMPDIDTDVSDKGREELIAYIVEKYGVDHVSQIITFGRMKSRGAIKDVGRALDIPIAEVNAIAKLIPAMPTPDIKDIKGALEHVPDMKTAYESKPEIKKLIDTAMQIEGLARHCSQHAAGVVITPKPTSDMVPVRKFGENQVATQYPMEPVEKLGLVKMDFLGLRTLSVLDGAVKNIEGNGKGRIDLNDVPMDDAKTFEMLQRGETLGVFQLESAGITALVRRLKPDCFGDVIALMALYRPGPLESGMVDTYVKCKHGQDQVHYLHPKLEPYMKDTYGVILYQEQVMQSAQALAGYSLGEADLLRRAMGKKKKEVMEKERVKFVDGAVKNGVDAKNAGEIFDIIEKFAGYGFNKSHSAAYGLIAYWTAWLKANYGPEFLASYLTSLIGSKMEVLGQYIRSVRDSGYPVLPPDINESKEDFTVVGEVIRLGLSAIAKVGDAAVANIIESRAKAGRFTSFWDFLTKIDTRQVNKGVIENLIKSGAFDSLEQNRAKLLNSVPLFVEQAQRQSQDTNQASLFGDEDDAMLVPEMAEMDDFNERQKLDLEKESMGLYISGHPYDQYEEKATPYVTCPICQLGRWQSGQPAVTAGLLTAVAEKFSKSSGNPYGTAVFEDNCGTVDVLIFGSRWTQFKPILEPGRLYFIKGKPREDRGISIMADDIFTEDEYSVKLDRRAVITLQCAGAAGKFYDDFFKILTKHPGKSEIILKMANGDETTVSLIKKIKVNICPELRKELDDMSQGLVTFI
- the dnaX gene encoding DNA polymerase III subunit gamma/tau, translating into MYISLYRRYRPQTFSDMVGQSAAVGVLLESLREGSLGHAYLFSGPRGCGKTSAARLVAKSLDCSRRDDNCEPCGECENCRAIAAGEHLDVIEIDGASNRGIGEIRDLKSHVSLKALSAAYKVYIIDEVHMLTDAAFNALLKTLEEPPANVVFLLATTEPHKVPVTIRSRCQHIPFHRITIADTVARLKYVCLQENIAADDEAVWEIARQSDGALRDALSLTEQAVALGRGSLSVECVRDLTGGSSRSELEKWVAQLRTAPNEAAASLAGVMAHGVSPERLCEALFVLFRDLWLYSMWKEKALDALETSEAEKAYLAAESAFWDKEKLRAACALCNRLMPRAHYGMKGDVFSGLVYMGLLDILSGDVPRLVQPPAAPVPARAAPTAAPLYTQQERQVAAHRAPVQQEAPSLPPEVAQPEEDEPYIPFAPADLGEAYAAQERPVLAQAQAYDASELCARLGDNEFSRLIGKLDTDRLAIAAALLDAELCRSDGSLEVRFERPAPARNFLAIPKIRKALVAAAAKLWGIEAEGGEENKQAQSSASGNIFEEAAAPVKEAGRAAKQTEEETPEDEAHSLAAHVLRLAGAELLYVESDAADDEPDAEQI
- a CDS encoding M48 family metalloprotease — translated: MKKHLIFALAVLLLAQTCAAFAAASPEPSDKTIKKEEKIGRKGAAEIEKQIPRVLDPSAEAKLAMITEKLTPYMQRGLDYNVRIIEMKDPNAFALPGGQTYITTGMLEFLKSEDEIAAILCHEFVHADRAHGIVQAKRNNKLMLLSIAGLIAATQAGSSGAGVAMMANGLQTAMMNSYTIELEKEADERGIDILYKAGYNPAAMLTTMERLRVEKLKRAQYELGIFQTHPEEEERVDAALKYLRDKGIEIKRKDVVQSLKVTVDAASADVRLKVDGSSLIVLPKTDEAQKLFTVLAKRLDEALELELAPYDIKILELDGKKALYIRRDKVLAEDELIQGMPALPEIRDRINDALNKSRRGSPLTDYFQ
- the trxB gene encoding thioredoxin-disulfide reductase; translated protein: MEKRELVIIGAGPAGLTSAIYGRRAGLDTLLLEKGIPGGQINITDEIENWPGVIHSTGSELGESFRKHAEHFKTEFRDCTVKSLEVRNGSKIIVTNKGEIEAEAIIIATGASFRKLGCPGEAELTGAGVSYCAVCDAAFFEGETVAVVGGGNVAVEEGGYLTRFADKVYIIHRRDEWRADRSAIEQAFANPKIVPIWNSVVESIEGEGVVEKLVLKNVKTGEISDLPVAGCFVFVGTEPNVPYLGAENSVVKQSRGGWVVTNDKMETSVEGIFAAGDVREKYLRQVVTAAGDGAVASMAAYAYITEQLHLRSVLIDPDEVVALFTSSIDQDQVKLQVEAEKLAKENGTKIAFIDGYRNGKMVEKLGIAQLPTIVQMKKGAMVRFAEPKSIQDIKDFIA
- the prmC gene encoding peptide chain release factor N(5)-glutamine methyltransferase → MKIQEIRRACFALLCESGTARPQYSADLIIRTKLGIEQAALLYKNETIPEETVKGIVSLTARRAKGAPLAYVLHEAEFMGHPFKVGKGVLIPRPETELLVEAAAAMFPSGTPARFADWCAGSGCIAISLLLENPKLTGLCVDKSPQALRWCAINRRMHKMEARLDLIKNGEPSEAPIAPLSLDFITANPPYIPEEEIPGLMREVADYEPHMALDGGAGGLFLFKKFFKAFPPFLKSGGMLLCETAGEAQIRALELLAPDEFVLVNKISDYNGIIRHIIWRKR
- the prfA gene encoding peptide chain release factor 1 translates to MELIDKLKEIEASYRELEEKMADPEVANNQQEMQLLGKKHVDLTPIVDAFAHYEAVLKGIGEAKEMMSGDDPEMKALAEEELAELEAQVPQLETDIRVLLLPKDINADRSVIIEIRGGAGGDEAALFSADLYRMYTRFAERQRWKTEILSGSETGIGGFKEIIFKVDGVGAFSMLKFESGVHRVQRVPETEASGRIHTSTATVAVLPEAQDVDVEVRTEDLRIDTYRSSGAGGQHVNMTDSAVRITHIPSGIVTTCQDERSQIKNRAKAMAMLRTKLYDAELQRQNAAMAAERKGQVGTGDRAERIRTYNYPQNRISDHRINLTLYKLDQILDGDMYEMIRMLSEAEQAARLQALSL
- a CDS encoding DUF1385 domain-containing protein, whose protein sequence is MSPLHLLNIAAAALTELPPKRIPVGGQAVIEGVLMKGPEHWGLAVRQPDGRICLKSWLGSDWLKNGVWKWPVIRGFATMVEMMRIGMRALSMSADISLGEEEKISPWEMALSIGAALIGVVGIFLALPMFISEFITSHFALSHFGKNIVEGVTRGVIFIAYIAAISMWKDIARVFEYHGAEHKTINAYENGAPLTPEETAKYSRIHRRCGTSFLLVVIVVSIMVFSIVGGGSVLWRVGSRVVLLPIVIGLSYEFIRGASNSETWGKACIKPALSLQYITTREPSADQLEVALAALDVALDPNKDNTGGEPTDGTD